The Methanocella arvoryzae MRE50 DNA window TCCTGCCGTGCCGCAGGTTTTGCAACAGGTATGGAAATACTAACAGGGGCCGGCTGTGTCCCTGCAAATTTTTTCAGTGCCCTCGCTGCAGTCTGGCGAACGCTTTCATCCAGATCGGCCGTAGCCGCTGCCAGTATATCCCTGCATCCGTCGCCGCCGATTTTTCCCAGTGCCCAGATTGCTTCTCTGCGCACCCTCGGATCGGGGTCGCTCACAGCCCTCTTAACCGGCTCTATAGCTGCGGCATCCTGGATTCTTCCCAGGGCGCAGGCCGCTTCCCGCCGGACGTACCACTCCTCGCCGGTGAGCACGTCGATCAGGGCCTGAACTGCCCGGGAATCGCTGATCCAGCCAAGGGACTCAGCAGCGTTCCGCTGTCGGTACCCCTGCCGGTCCTTGAGAGTGGCTATCAGCGCATCGATCGCGGGCTTGCCGATTTTCCCGAGCGCCATGGAAGCTTCTCTGCGCACGGCGATGCTGCCATCGTCCAGGGCGGCTATCAAAGTGTCCACAGTACGGGGATCGCCGATTTCGCCCAGCATCCATGCGGCATCTTTACGCGTCTGAGCATCAGGAGCTGATGTTAAAACAGATAGCAGGTGATCAACATCTGAAACAGCGCTGGTCCGCCTGCCGCTCCCTGGAATGTCCTCGCTGACGCCCATAGAATCCCCGAATAACGAGCAAATTTCTATTGACCTGGCGATAAATAGTTTTGGTTATTTTTACCTAATTATGAATAATGAAGGGTTTCCTGTACAGGATATTTATTATAGTAATAACACCAGTAGTGGGGCTTATCAGAAAATGAGTAATCTAATGTCGGGCGGTCCTGTACAGCTTCAGCCTGCGAATAAATAAAACGGATGATACTCCGGCTTATTTTTCCTCCGACTCCTTACCCTTCTCGATGAGCTCTTTGACTCGCTGCCCGCCCTTATGGCCGCCGGCTTCGCCGCCCTTATGGCCGATCTCCTCGTAGAACTCGTGACCGTGAGTCTTCGCCGTCTTCTCGCCGCCCTTGTGGCCGGCTTCGCGTACCGTCATCTCCTTCTTTTTCTCCACCGTTATCACCGAGTGTTGCTTGTCACTCCGAACTGATTAACCTGCCCCGTATTATCGGCAGCCTGCGGCGAGAGACTACTCCTGCACACCTTTTTTAGCCAGACAAACTTAAATATCAGCACATTGAAACAACGACTGCAATGTCACAGGATCTTTCCCTCCAGAAGTTCGGCTTTATCAAGAGAGATACCCCCCGGACAGTCAACCTCGATCCCCTGCAGACCGGAGGCTTGCTGACCCCGGAGGCACGCGAGGCGCTGCTCGAGTGGGGCGACGGGTACTCCGTCTGCGACTACTGCGGCGGCATGCTCGACCAGATCAAAACGCCGCCTATCTTTGATTTCGTTCACAAATCCCTGCCGTCGTTCATCGGCATGGATCACGCCAGGGTGACCAACGGCGCGAGGGAGAGCAAGTTTGCCATCATGCATGCGATGACCAGCCCCGGAGACTGGATCGTCATGGACGGCAACGCCCACTACTCCTCGATCGTGGCGGCCCAGCGGGCCCGCCTCAACGTCAAGCTGGTGCCGAAGACCCCGGCCCCGGACTATAAGATCACACCGGAAGCTTATGCTGCAGCCATCGAAGAAGTGAAGCAGCAGTCCGGCAAACCTCCGGCTCTCGCCCTGCTGACCTACCCCGACGGGAGCTACGGTAACCTGGCAGACGCTAAAGCCATCACGAATTTGGCGCACGACTTCGGGGTACCCATTATTATCAACGGCGCCTACGCCATCGGCAGGATGCCGTTTAAAGGCAAGGATCTCGGAGCGGATTTCGTCGCGGGCAGCGGCCACAAGTCCATGGCAGCCTCCGGTCCCGTGGGAGTCCTCGGCGTAAACGAGCAGTATGCGGCCAAAGTGCTGCAGAAGTCCCCGACCCACAAAAACAAGGAGATCGAGTTCCTGGGCTGCACGGCAAGAGGCGCCACGATCATGACCATGATCGCCTCGTTCCCCGCAGTGGTAGAGCGGACGAAGCCGGAGAGCTGGGAAAAAGAGGTCAGCAATGCCCGGTGGTTCTCGGAGCAGATGGAATCTATAGGCATGAAGCAGCTCGGCGATAAGCCCCACAACCACGACCTGATGTTCTTCGAGGGCACCGTCTTCTACGACATCTCCCAGAAAACAGACAGATACTTCCTGTACAGGGAACTGAAGGAGAAGAGCATCCACGGAATCAAGCCAGGGCTGACGAAG harbors:
- the pscS gene encoding O-phospho-L-seryl-tRNA:Cys-tRNA synthase, with protein sequence MSQDLSLQKFGFIKRDTPRTVNLDPLQTGGLLTPEAREALLEWGDGYSVCDYCGGMLDQIKTPPIFDFVHKSLPSFIGMDHARVTNGARESKFAIMHAMTSPGDWIVMDGNAHYSSIVAAQRARLNVKLVPKTPAPDYKITPEAYAAAIEEVKQQSGKPPALALLTYPDGSYGNLADAKAITNLAHDFGVPIIINGAYAIGRMPFKGKDLGADFVAGSGHKSMAASGPVGVLGVNEQYAAKVLQKSPTHKNKEIEFLGCTARGATIMTMIASFPAVVERTKPESWEKEVSNARWFSEQMESIGMKQLGDKPHNHDLMFFEGTVFYDISQKTDRYFLYRELKEKSIHGIKPGLTKNFKLSTLGVGREKLGFVMDTLKDIIKKYDG
- a CDS encoding KGG domain-containing protein, translating into MTVREAGHKGGEKTAKTHGHEFYEEIGHKGGEAGGHKGGQRVKELIEKGKESEEK
- a CDS encoding HEAT repeat domain-containing protein, producing the protein MGVSEDIPGSGRRTSAVSDVDHLLSVLTSAPDAQTRKDAAWMLGEIGDPRTVDTLIAALDDGSIAVRREASMALGKIGKPAIDALIATLKDRQGYRQRNAAESLGWISDSRAVQALIDVLTGEEWYVRREAACALGRIQDAAAIEPVKRAVSDPDPRVRREAIWALGKIGGDGCRDILAAATADLDESVRQTAARALKKFAGTQPAPVSISIPVAKPAARQEIPAAEVQQWIKQLGGGDVSARVNAAAKLGKIGDLQAVGPLVALTGDLDERIRQASVSALGRIRDMRATPAVIRMLKDESAQVRCRAAAALGEIGDVRAVEPLIQALGDPGSEVRAHAAASLGMLGDQRAVEVLRAGLRDSSQRVREEASWAIEFLITGKSSRPSVDSGRKAG